A region of Haladaptatus caseinilyticus DNA encodes the following proteins:
- a CDS encoding ATP-binding cassette domain-containing protein, which yields MTYAIETSGLRKSFGDTLAVDCIDLQIPRGTVFGLLGPNGAGKTTTIRMLATLLRPDSGTATVLGHDVVQDAAAVRGKVSLTGQYASIDEELTGHENLVLVGRLLGFSWRSASKRADELLASFGLTEAAGRQVRTYSGGMKRRLDVAASLVVTPEVLFLDEPTTGLDPRSRNQVWAIIRAIAAEGTTVLLTTQYLDEADRLADRLAVIDNGRVIAEGTSRELKAAIGASTLHIRLHNPEQQAEAKTILTDLLGVEILDGDDRDTLSASVMDDESAAAVLPALAHAEVRVAEFSLGQASLDEVFLALTGHPAKNQTEEVAA from the coding sequence ATGACGTACGCAATTGAGACCTCCGGTCTGCGCAAGTCATTCGGGGATACACTCGCCGTAGATTGCATCGACCTCCAGATACCCCGTGGAACCGTGTTCGGTCTCCTCGGTCCCAATGGTGCTGGAAAAACGACGACGATTCGAATGCTCGCGACGCTGCTCCGCCCAGATTCGGGCACCGCAACCGTTCTTGGACACGACGTCGTACAGGATGCGGCTGCGGTTCGCGGGAAAGTAAGCCTCACTGGCCAGTATGCTTCCATCGACGAGGAGCTGACTGGGCACGAAAATCTTGTCCTCGTCGGGCGCCTGCTCGGTTTTTCGTGGCGCAGCGCCAGTAAGCGCGCCGACGAGCTACTCGCCTCCTTCGGCCTCACCGAGGCCGCCGGACGCCAGGTGCGGACGTACTCCGGCGGCATGAAGCGCCGACTCGACGTCGCTGCGAGTTTAGTCGTCACTCCCGAAGTGCTTTTTTTGGACGAACCGACGACGGGTCTCGACCCCCGTAGCCGGAACCAAGTCTGGGCGATCATCCGTGCCATTGCCGCCGAGGGAACGACCGTACTCCTTACTACGCAGTATCTGGACGAGGCGGATCGGTTGGCAGACCGGCTCGCCGTGATCGACAACGGGCGAGTTATCGCCGAGGGAACGAGCCGCGAGCTGAAAGCTGCCATAGGCGCAAGCACGCTCCACATACGTCTGCACAACCCGGAACAGCAGGCGGAGGCTAAGACCATTCTTACGGATCTTCTCGGCGTGGAGATTCTCGACGGAGACGACCGTGACACGCTTTCTGCCAGCGTCATGGATGACGAGAGCGCGGCAGCGGTGCTCCCGGCGCTTGCGCACGCCGAGGTACGTGTCGCTGAGTTCTCCCTTGGACAGGCTAGTTTAGACGAGGTGTTCCTTGCCCTGACTGGGCATCCCGCGAAGAACCAAACCGAAGAGGTAGCAGCATGA
- a CDS encoding DUF7351 domain-containing protein, with protein MTADDLAAPRAAFSVLSHEVRLDILLSLFEKWEGEWTEPRGYAELMQTVGIEDSGQFNYHLNELRGSYIRRVDDGYVPTAAATALYRAVLANRPMEDADRTLHVDFSCPTCDGKLIVEYRRGFLSVQCSSCESPASRYTYPFPANGLTDRSDTDVLLTFHRRLRSHLALARDGQCPFCTARTTRDLVTGTPSILSQSDSQTDVFAKIECLKCTFQVAIDPLVAIRDDVRIVCALRTLEIATVDTFDWELPTPDYTVHECPFQIELVVESDEGTLLATVDDSLSVLSIQSEADCSM; from the coding sequence ATGACGGCCGATGACTTGGCTGCTCCTCGAGCAGCGTTTTCCGTTCTTTCCCATGAAGTCCGTTTAGACATTCTTTTATCTTTGTTCGAAAAGTGGGAGGGCGAATGGACGGAACCACGGGGTTACGCCGAGTTGATGCAGACCGTTGGCATCGAAGACAGCGGCCAGTTCAACTATCATCTCAACGAGTTACGCGGCAGTTACATCCGACGCGTTGATGATGGCTATGTTCCGACAGCGGCCGCGACGGCTCTCTACCGGGCAGTGCTAGCGAACCGACCGATGGAGGATGCTGACCGGACGCTCCACGTCGATTTCTCGTGCCCGACGTGTGATGGCAAACTGATTGTCGAGTATCGAAGAGGCTTCCTTTCAGTGCAATGTTCGAGCTGCGAATCGCCGGCAAGCAGATACACCTATCCATTCCCAGCGAACGGCCTCACAGATCGAAGTGATACAGACGTTTTGTTGACGTTCCATCGACGCCTGCGTTCGCATCTCGCTCTCGCGCGAGACGGACAATGTCCTTTCTGTACTGCCCGGACTACCCGTGACCTCGTTACTGGAACACCCAGTATTCTCAGCCAGAGCGACAGCCAAACCGATGTGTTTGCGAAAATAGAATGTTTGAAATGTACATTCCAAGTTGCAATCGATCCGCTCGTCGCCATCAGGGACGATGTACGGATTGTGTGTGCTCTTCGTACGTTAGAGATTGCAACTGTCGATACATTCGATTGGGAGCTTCCAACACCCGACTACACGGTTCACGAGTGCCCTTTCCAAATTGAACTGGTGGTCGAGTCCGATGAGGGGACACTGCTCGCCACTGTTGATGATTCGCTTTCTGTGTTGTCAATCCAGAGTGAAGCAGACTGTTCAATGTAA
- a CDS encoding nitrile hydratase accessory protein produces the protein MTDSTPEPGDEAPTFDAPWQARAFALAVALTDELGDETLTWEEFQTRLIEEVNADRENGEPNTVYYRQWLTALERSLVERGILDYGDLAARVAAFENGDRDGHEFVEGDPHAHADRLPDGHAEGNHHDHEITANKSDRQPH, from the coding sequence ATGACTGATTCCACGCCAGAACCCGGTGACGAGGCACCGACGTTCGACGCCCCGTGGCAGGCACGTGCGTTCGCCCTCGCAGTTGCCCTCACCGACGAACTCGGCGATGAGACCCTCACCTGGGAGGAGTTCCAGACTCGTCTCATCGAGGAAGTGAACGCCGACCGGGAGAACGGCGAACCGAATACGGTCTACTACCGCCAATGGTTAACCGCGCTCGAACGGTCGTTGGTCGAACGAGGGATTCTCGACTACGGTGATCTCGCGGCCCGCGTCGCGGCGTTCGAAAACGGTGACCGAGACGGCCACGAGTTCGTCGAAGGGGACCCCCACGCTCATGCAGACCGCCTGCCAGATGGCCACGCCGAAGGAAATCATCACGACCACGAAATTACCGCGAATAAAAGCGATAGGCAGCCACACTGA
- a CDS encoding ABC transporter permease, protein MSTETRETSVITEEDLADVLSHDERPPRAGPVSASVTLGWRALLKIKHVPFQLFDVTAFPLMFTLLFTFLFGGALAGSPREYIQFLLPGILVQSIVFITVYTGFGLNTDIDNGLFDRFQSLPIWQPAPIVGALLGDVMRYSIAAAMVIGLGVILGFRPGAGIVGVLLAMVLVLVFAFSLSWIWIVVGLTVEKPESVMTMSFLLLFPLTFVSNIFVDPATMPGWLQIVVDINPVTHLADATRGLMHGGVEFVDIAWVLAASAVIVAVFAPLSLRKYREER, encoded by the coding sequence ATGAGCACCGAGACCAGGGAGACGTCGGTCATTACGGAGGAGGATCTGGCTGATGTCCTCTCACACGATGAACGTCCGCCACGTGCTGGCCCCGTCTCTGCATCGGTGACACTCGGGTGGAGAGCCCTCTTGAAGATCAAGCATGTCCCATTTCAGTTGTTCGACGTCACGGCGTTCCCGCTTATGTTCACGCTGCTGTTCACCTTCCTCTTTGGTGGCGCTCTCGCGGGGTCGCCACGCGAGTATATCCAGTTTCTCTTACCAGGTATCCTCGTACAGTCCATCGTCTTCATTACAGTCTACACTGGATTTGGGCTCAATACGGACATCGATAACGGCCTGTTCGACCGCTTTCAGTCGCTCCCAATCTGGCAACCCGCACCTATCGTTGGCGCTCTCTTAGGCGACGTCATGCGCTACTCCATCGCTGCGGCAATGGTCATCGGGCTCGGCGTCATACTCGGCTTCAGGCCAGGGGCCGGTATTGTGGGCGTGCTACTCGCGATGGTGCTCGTCCTCGTGTTCGCGTTCAGCCTCTCTTGGATCTGGATCGTCGTCGGGTTGACCGTCGAAAAGCCAGAGTCAGTCATGACTATGAGCTTCCTCCTCCTATTCCCGCTCACGTTCGTATCTAACATCTTTGTCGACCCCGCGACCATGCCGGGGTGGCTTCAGATCGTGGTCGACATCAACCCGGTTACACATCTCGCGGACGCTACCCGTGGTCTCATGCATGGCGGCGTTGAGTTTGTGGATATTGCATGGGTACTTGCCGCCTCCGCTGTGATTGTCGCTGTCTTCGCACCGCTTTCGCTCCGGAAGTACCGCGAGGAGCGGTAG
- a CDS encoding DUF7344 domain-containing protein — MKTGKSTNSGHPSEEEAVDLLRHEHRRAIITYLDQKPIDCASFGDLVECIISSGSKRETTLDERREQVAIGLLHNHLPRLADADVLEYDQRSETVRYWGDSRFESILETANNAE, encoded by the coding sequence ATGAAAACCGGGAAATCGACGAATTCGGGACACCCTTCCGAAGAGGAGGCAGTAGACCTACTGCGACATGAACACCGTCGTGCAATCATCACGTATCTCGACCAGAAACCGATCGATTGCGCCAGCTTTGGCGACCTCGTTGAATGTATCATCTCTTCGGGGTCGAAGAGAGAAACAACGTTAGATGAGCGCCGTGAGCAGGTTGCAATTGGCTTACTCCACAATCACCTGCCGAGGCTAGCGGATGCTGATGTGCTTGAATACGATCAGCGAAGTGAGACGGTTCGCTATTGGGGAGATTCTCGATTTGAATCGATCCTCGAGACGGCCAACAATGCCGAATAG
- a CDS encoding nuclear transport factor 2 family protein, producing the protein MAATATDNVELVRGIYESFNQGDLDDVLARMADDVTWIEPEGDPLFGGTYRTPDDVRTHVFIPAVEEYDDFTVTPERFIDGGDTVVVEGIFTGTSKAGTPFELPFAHVCDVRDGKITRFANYEDTALSQQTREE; encoded by the coding sequence ATGGCAGCTACAGCAACCGACAACGTCGAACTCGTTCGGGGAATCTACGAATCCTTCAATCAGGGTGATCTCGACGATGTGCTGGCCAGGATGGCCGACGATGTGACGTGGATCGAACCCGAAGGGGATCCACTCTTTGGCGGCACCTACCGCACACCCGACGATGTTCGAACACACGTGTTCATCCCAGCAGTCGAAGAATACGACGACTTTACGGTTACCCCGGAGCGCTTTATCGACGGCGGTGACACCGTCGTCGTGGAAGGTATATTCACGGGCACATCCAAGGCGGGAACACCGTTCGAACTCCCGTTTGCCCACGTGTGTGACGTGCGGGACGGGAAGATCACGCGATTTGCCAACTACGAGGATACCGCACTCTCCCAACAGACGCGAGAGGAATAG
- the nthB gene encoding nitrile hydratase subunit beta: MDGIHDLGGMDGFDDLPPDEPDDASPFHQDWEGRVYALFVTGIASGAFNLDEFRYTLEQHNPEFYLERSYYERWLTGIESLLLDAGVIDRGELADRVTAFECGEAEISDKPGPSLDELTEGVAKVYQSGRVRETPVFEPGDEVEVRNDHPKGHTRCPRYIRGIRGTIHAHRGTHVLPDASAHGEDRAEPLYNVKFDAANVWGANHTDADAVHIELWESYLSKP, from the coding sequence ATGGATGGCATCCACGACCTCGGTGGGATGGACGGGTTCGACGACCTCCCACCAGACGAACCCGACGATGCATCACCGTTTCACCAAGACTGGGAGGGACGCGTCTACGCACTGTTCGTCACCGGTATCGCCAGTGGTGCGTTCAATCTAGACGAGTTCCGCTACACGCTCGAACAGCACAATCCCGAATTTTATCTGGAAAGGTCGTACTACGAGCGCTGGCTCACAGGCATTGAATCGCTCCTCCTCGACGCTGGCGTCATCGACCGTGGCGAACTCGCAGACCGAGTAACAGCGTTCGAGTGTGGAGAGGCCGAGATTTCCGACAAACCCGGCCCGTCTCTGGACGAACTCACCGAAGGAGTCGCTAAGGTCTACCAATCGGGACGCGTACGGGAAACCCCTGTGTTTGAACCCGGTGACGAGGTCGAAGTCCGAAATGACCATCCGAAGGGCCACACCCGGTGTCCGAGGTACATCCGTGGCATCCGGGGAACGATTCATGCCCATCGAGGAACTCACGTCCTACCGGACGCGAGTGCCCACGGAGAGGACCGTGCGGAACCACTCTACAACGTCAAATTCGACGCCGCCAACGTTTGGGGTGCCAACCATACCGATGCCGACGCCGTCCACATCGAACTCTGGGAAAGTTACCTTAGCAAACCATGA
- a CDS encoding M23 family metallopeptidase: MGFWFTLGGLSHYLGGPWWLGFLCFLLAGILPIVLQTVSIEEDDTEYEITNRERAVYVLSVLSWSVTPWGVLTQILQLGGQLVAYARYRGGKPSPEIHTPETALNLPFDGEWTVVNGGITKDTSHSWEILSQRYAYDFVITDEDGNTHTDNGEELDDYYAFGKPIRAPADGTVVAVSDRRRDFPHPESARIEWRTWDIAGNHVTIEHEAGEFSFLAHLKAGSTTVSEDDSVTTGDVIGQCGNSGHSTEPHLHYQLQDTKNFWTAAGLVPRFIDVDIDRDDEKAVSYEPTHDSNEGVYLFASDRVGATK, translated from the coding sequence ATGGGTTTCTGGTTCACACTCGGGGGGCTCTCGCATTATCTCGGTGGACCCTGGTGGCTCGGATTTCTTTGTTTCCTCCTCGCGGGAATCCTTCCGATCGTTCTCCAAACCGTTTCTATTGAAGAGGATGATACCGAATACGAGATTACGAACCGAGAACGGGCTGTCTATGTACTTTCCGTCCTTTCTTGGTCGGTTACACCCTGGGGCGTTCTCACTCAAATCCTCCAGCTTGGTGGACAACTCGTTGCCTATGCCCGGTACCGAGGCGGGAAACCGAGTCCAGAGATTCATACACCTGAGACGGCGCTCAATCTCCCTTTCGATGGTGAGTGGACCGTCGTCAACGGCGGTATCACCAAAGACACGTCACACTCATGGGAGATACTCTCCCAGCGCTATGCATACGATTTTGTCATCACCGATGAGGATGGTAACACCCATACTGACAACGGCGAGGAATTAGACGATTACTACGCTTTCGGAAAACCAATCCGTGCGCCTGCGGATGGTACCGTAGTCGCAGTGAGTGACCGACGCCGTGACTTCCCCCACCCGGAGAGTGCGCGGATCGAGTGGCGCACGTGGGACATCGCAGGCAATCACGTTACGATCGAACACGAAGCTGGTGAATTCTCGTTCCTCGCGCACCTCAAGGCGGGAAGTACGACTGTTTCCGAGGACGATTCCGTTACGACAGGGGACGTAATTGGCCAGTGCGGGAACTCTGGACATTCGACCGAACCACACTTGCACTATCAGTTACAGGACACCAAGAATTTCTGGACGGCCGCCGGGCTGGTCCCACGCTTCATTGACGTCGATATCGACCGCGACGATGAGAAAGCGGTCAGTTATGAGCCCACCCATGACTCGAACGAGGGCGTTTATTTGTTTGCCAGTGACCGAGTAGGAGCCACAAAGTAG
- the nthA gene encoding nitrile hydratase subunit alpha, protein MTDTSDSTTETNDLHDHDPEARARALQSLLTEKGLLSTDAVDDVISTYEEAVGPLIGAKVVARAWTGPDFKERLLENGIEAVAHLDVAVSDEVMELRVVENTPKTHNLVVCTLCSCYPWAVLGLPPTWYKTPAYRSRAVDEPRALLREEFDTEIPGDVELEVWDSNSEIRYMVLPQRPPGTDQLSETELRDIVTRNAMLGVERLV, encoded by the coding sequence ATGACAGACACATCAGATTCCACCACCGAGACGAACGACCTTCATGACCACGACCCCGAGGCCCGAGCCAGGGCACTCCAATCACTGCTGACTGAGAAGGGATTGTTGAGCACCGATGCCGTAGACGACGTGATTTCTACGTATGAGGAAGCGGTCGGCCCGTTGATCGGCGCAAAAGTAGTCGCGCGGGCTTGGACCGGCCCAGACTTCAAAGAGCGTCTCCTCGAGAACGGAATCGAGGCAGTGGCCCACCTTGACGTGGCGGTCAGCGACGAGGTGATGGAACTGCGAGTCGTCGAGAATACACCCAAGACGCACAATCTCGTGGTTTGTACGCTTTGCTCGTGTTATCCGTGGGCGGTCCTTGGACTTCCCCCCACCTGGTATAAAACACCGGCTTACCGCTCGCGGGCCGTCGACGAACCCCGAGCGCTGCTTCGCGAGGAGTTCGATACCGAGATTCCCGGCGATGTCGAGTTGGAAGTGTGGGACAGTAACTCCGAGATTCGGTATATGGTGTTACCCCAACGCCCACCCGGAACCGATCAGCTGAGCGAAACCGAACTCCGGGACATCGTGACGCGCAACGCCATGTTGGGGGTGGAGCGGCTCGTATGA
- a CDS encoding alpha/beta fold hydrolase — MADTTLPHSGGETEIVISADSTPIAFERTGNGPPLVLVHGVTHVHEFWDLTGVRSAFAEHFTVYALDRRGRGESGDATEYDLAREAEDVVAVVDSISEPVVLLGHSGGALYSLEAALRTDNLRKLVVNEPPIQISEQELEVKEVVDEMNRLLDDGKNEQALMLFLQAEAHLTPNEIDVARSAPIWQDMVDAAHTLPREWQAIAEYEFNPARFADVTTPTLVLGGGESPPFYKHATEAVTEALPNSQLIRFDGQSHEPMNTAPDRFIEEVLTFIRDSD; from the coding sequence ATGGCAGACACAACACTACCACATTCAGGTGGAGAGACGGAAATCGTAATCTCAGCGGATAGTACGCCAATTGCATTCGAACGAACGGGGAACGGTCCACCGCTCGTACTCGTGCACGGGGTTACCCATGTTCACGAGTTCTGGGACTTGACCGGCGTTCGATCTGCCTTTGCAGAACACTTCACGGTCTACGCACTTGATCGACGTGGTCGCGGTGAAAGCGGCGACGCCACCGAGTACGACCTGGCACGGGAAGCTGAGGACGTAGTTGCGGTCGTCGATTCGATCAGCGAACCAGTAGTTCTGCTTGGCCATTCCGGTGGCGCCCTCTATTCGCTGGAAGCGGCCCTGCGAACCGACAACCTACGCAAACTCGTTGTAAATGAACCACCAATACAGATCAGCGAACAGGAACTTGAGGTCAAAGAGGTGGTCGATGAAATGAATCGGTTGTTGGACGACGGTAAAAATGAGCAAGCGCTCATGCTGTTCCTGCAGGCAGAAGCCCACCTTACACCGAACGAAATCGACGTGGCTCGCTCGGCTCCGATCTGGCAGGATATGGTAGACGCAGCTCATACGTTGCCCCGCGAGTGGCAAGCGATCGCGGAGTACGAGTTCAATCCTGCTCGGTTTGCGGACGTGACCACGCCGACCCTAGTGTTGGGCGGTGGCGAAAGTCCCCCATTCTACAAGCATGCGACGGAAGCAGTCACCGAGGCACTCCCGAATAGTCAGCTCATTAGGTTCGACGGGCAATCACACGAGCCGATGAACACCGCGCCAGACCGCTTTATCGAGGAGGTACTCACGTTTATCCGTGACTCGGACTAA
- a CDS encoding cupin domain-containing protein — protein MGYHLIDPTDLDQWDDRPTDVRSLSVAAGYDYQNSKLGLRVYELSPGEQSGLSYHIHDEQVEAFYVLDGTLHVETPDETYVVESDQVLFVDPGSPQRAFNPETAETATRILAIGAPSVDDAHPYDPTDAA, from the coding sequence ATGGGATATCATCTCATCGACCCGACCGACCTCGACCAGTGGGACGACCGTCCGACCGATGTCCGGTCGCTCAGTGTTGCCGCAGGATACGACTATCAGAACTCGAAACTCGGTCTCCGGGTCTACGAACTCTCGCCCGGTGAGCAGTCCGGGCTGAGCTACCACATCCACGACGAGCAAGTCGAGGCATTCTACGTTCTCGACGGGACGCTTCACGTCGAAACTCCCGACGAGACGTATGTTGTGGAATCCGATCAAGTCCTGTTCGTCGACCCCGGGAGCCCGCAGCGAGCGTTCAATCCCGAAACCGCCGAAACGGCCACACGTATCCTCGCGATCGGGGCACCATCAGTTGACGACGCGCACCCGTACGACCCAACTGACGCCGCGTAA